CGGTCCTGCTCGAGGGCGCCCGAGCGCCGCAGGAGCGAAACCGTCTCGGTGAAGTCGGAAATATCGTAGATCAGGCCGAAGCGGGCGACCAGCGGGTCCACGACCCAGGGCGCCATGAAGTCGAGCGGGCGCGTCGACGAGGAGAGGCGCAGCGGCGTCGTCGAGGCACCGATGCCGACCCGGGTGGAGAAGCGCTCGCGACCGAGCACATGATCGCCGTCGCGTTCCACTCCGACGATGCTCCGGCGCAGGGCGTTGAAGAGCTCGAACTCCTTGAGCTTGACCAGCAGGCTCTCCCAGACCTGGATGCGCGCCGGCGGCAGGAGGCGCACGGGATCGTAGGTCGGTCGGCCGGAGATGAACGTCATGTAGCCGGGGCGATTCAGGTGCAGCCGCGGATCCTTGCCCGGCTCCTCTCCGAGGAGGCGAGTGAGATGTTGGAGCTCCACGTCGTGGCGCAGCAGGTCCGAGTACCATTCGTGGACGCGGACGAGGCGCTCCCTGAAGTCGCGTCCGTCGAGCTTGAGACAGCCGGAGAAGTAGCCGGCGAGCTCGAGCAGGTTCGGGCTGATGTGGTCCTCGGTGAAGATGAGGATGTTGTCCTTCATCCGGGTGAGGAGAGTGGGGAAGATCTGCTGCTCCACCTCCTCGGTGTCGGAGGACAGCCGGTTGACGAGGTCGTACGTGAGATTCGAGAGCCGATCGAGCACCCGATTGTAGACGCGGTACCGGAATTCGTCGCCGTTCTGCTTCGCCCAGACCAGATCGCGGCGCAGGAGGCGCTTCGTGGTGTCCTTGAAGCCGCGCGCGATGGCGCCCGAATGGTAGAGCCAGAGGATCCCCGGGAAGCTCCGGCCGTAGCTCGCCGTGATCGAGTTCTCCGTGGCGCGGGTGAGCAGGAGGCGGTAGCGCTCCCAGGCGCCGGCGAAGGCCGACGAGTCGAACGAGACGCGCTGCAGCGTCGCGTACTCGACCTCCTCCTCCTGCGCGAGATAGCCCTCGAAGGCCCGGTCGAGAGCCGCGAGCTCGGGGGTCAGGAGAACCGGGTAGCCGAAGAGCGGCGTGGCGCTCTCGTCCTCCTGGTAGATCCGCAGCTGCGCCGGCAGGATCTGCTCGGCGTCCGGAATGAGGCGGCGCAGCTCTTCCGGGTTCCTGCCGAGGAAATTGAACGGGCCCGAGAGCTGTTGGGGAGCAGGGATCATCTTTTGATTGCTACAATATCGCGGCTGCCCCCGGGGCGGCTCGCCCATGACCCATTCGACCTCCTCCCCTGCCGGGCCCGTTGCCTCGGGCTCCCCGGCACCCCTTTCTGCCGGCCGGCTCGACTGCTCCGTGCTGGTGCCGGTCCTCGACGAAGCTGGGACGGTACTCGACCTCGCGCGGCGCGTGCGGGATGCGATCGTGCCCCTGGGCCTCTCGTACGAGATCATCTTCGTCGACGACGGCTCGCGCGACTCGACCTGCGCGCGGGTGCGCGAGGCGCGGGTGCTCGACCCGAACGTCAAGCTGGTGCGTCTGCGGCGCAACTTCGGCAAGGCTGCGGCGCTCACCGCCGGCTTCGATATCGCTTCGGGCCGGCTGATCGTCACCCTCGACGGCGACCTGCAGGACGACCCGGACGAGATTCCGCGCATGATCGAGACCCTGGAGAAGGGCGGTTTCGACCTGGTCTCGGGCTGGAAGCACGAACGCAAGGACCCGCTGACGAAGACGCTGCCGTCGCTGCTCTTCAACTGGGCGACGCGCAAGGTCGCGCAAGTCGACCTGCACGACTTCAACTGCGGCTTCAAGGTCTACCGGCGCGAGGTGCTCGAGGAGGTGCCGGTCTACGGCGAGCTGCACCGCTACATCCCGGTGCTCGCCAGCCGCCGCGGCTTCGCCGTCGGCGAGCTCGCCGTGAAGCACCACCCGCGCCGCCACGGCGTCAGCAAGTACGGCTGGGACCGCTTCTACAAGGGCTTGCTGGATCTGCTCACGGTGCTCTTCATCACCAAGTACACGCGGCGGCCGCTGCACCTTTTCGGGGCGATGGGGCTCGCCGGGCTCGGTTCCGGCCTGCTGATCAATCTCTACCTGGCAGTGCGCTGGTTCATGGGCGAGTCGCTGTCGAACCGGCCGCTGCTGCTCCTCGGGTCGCTCCTCATGCTGATCGGTTTGCAGGTCCTGATGACCGGCCTTCTGGCGGAGATGATGACCCACAAGACCTTCCGCCGGACCGACAGCTATTCGGTCAAGGAGCTGCTCGATTAGCCCGGACGGAGCACCCTCTGCCCCCGCGGACCCCGCCGCCCCTTCCGCCCCCTCCGCCCCCTCCGGTCGCCGCGCGCTCGGAATTCTCTTTCTCACCCAGACCTATCCGCGGCGGGCTCACGACAGCGCGGGTCCGTTCATCCGCGACCTGGCGCGCGCCCTGGTCCGCGGCGGCGACCGCGTGCGGGTGCTGGCGCCCCATGCCGAGGGGGTTGGGGCGGACTGGAGCGAAGAGGGCGTGGATGTGCAGACCTTCCGCTACGCCCCCGAACGCTTCGAGCTCCTCGGCTACGGCCGTTCGTTACTCGCCGACGAG
The nucleotide sequence above comes from Thermoanaerobaculia bacterium. Encoded proteins:
- a CDS encoding glycosyltransferase family 2 protein, coding for MTHSTSSPAGPVASGSPAPLSAGRLDCSVLVPVLDEAGTVLDLARRVRDAIVPLGLSYEIIFVDDGSRDSTCARVREARVLDPNVKLVRLRRNFGKAAALTAGFDIASGRLIVTLDGDLQDDPDEIPRMIETLEKGGFDLVSGWKHERKDPLTKTLPSLLFNWATRKVAQVDLHDFNCGFKVYRREVLEEVPVYGELHRYIPVLASRRGFAVGELAVKHHPRRHGVSKYGWDRFYKGLLDLLTVLFITKYTRRPLHLFGAMGLAGLGSGLLINLYLAVRWFMGESLSNRPLLLLGSLLMLIGLQVLMTGLLAEMMTHKTFRRTDSYSVKELLD